The genomic interval ACGACCGTCAGCGTGAGAGGCTCACCGACCCCGGCCGTGTCGCCGTGACTCCACTGGGCCTCGACCTCGAGGAGGCGCAACGGGATCGGCGCATCGGGCGGCAGAGGCTGCACCGTCAGCCGCAGCGGGTGGGTCGCGAGACCGATGGACCGCGAGCCCCACGGCGAGGCAGCCATCCCCGGCATCCCCGAGGCGGGCCACACCGTCAGCCGGGCGGGACCCACCTCCAGCGTTCCGGCCGTGATGGGCGTGAGCGCGTAGCGGTACTCGTTGACCACGTAGGAACGGCCCTGCACCGTCCGGCTGGAGGCGGTGCCGCTTCCCAGCTCCTCCACGGCCGCCCCTGGGGGGGACGGCGGCGTCAGCTCCACGCTCTGCAGATTCATGGGGCTGAACACACGGACCGTGTAGACGACGGTCTCCTGCACCCGGGGGCTGTCCTGGCCGACGCTGGCCTCGGCCCACAGTCCCGCCTGTCCCCACGCCAGGGACGGCGCGAGCAGGGCCGCCACGAGCCACGGCCACACTTTCGGCAAACCCGGCCTACCCGTCCCCACCGTCATCGCGTGCACTCGACCTCGCTCCACCGGGTCTCACCAGGGCCTCGGCTCGACCAGGGCACCCCCGGTCCGTTCCTCGACCCGAGACTCCTCGACCTTGAACTGGTTGCGCAGGAGACGGCCCGGGTCCGCGTCGACCCGCTCGAGCCACTGCTGGACCACCCAATCGGGGACCGACGGTCCGGCTCCGGTCTTCCCCAGGGCCGGGTCGAATCCGGCCCCGGGCGGCGCGTCGCCGTCGGGGCGCGGCGCGCCCCCGCCCATCTGGTCCACCCGGTCCACGGCCCGGCTCGCGCCGTCGTCCCTGGGCCGGTCGCCACGCTCCTCCCCGCCCTTGCCGGGCAGCCCTTCCGGGGGCTTCCCCGAAGCGGCACCCTCGCGCTCTCCGGTCTCGGACCGGGGCTGGGGCTGGGGCTCCCCGGCCCGCGTCGGCGTGGAGTCTTCCCCCTCCTTCTCACCCGGGCCAGGCTGCGGCGGCTCGCGCTCGGCCGCTCCCGGAGACGGCTCTTCCCCGTTCTCCTGCGCCCCGACCTTCGCCGGGTCGGGCTCCGGGGGCGCTTCGGGAGGCCTGTCCTGCCCCGTCTCCTGTCCCGCCTCGTCCCGCTGCGTCCCGCCCTCCCGGCCTTCCCCTTCGCGCGGCTCGGCGCCGGCCTCGCCCTGCGACTCGGCGCTCCCCTCTCCCTCCGGGAACGATTCCTCGGGACCATCCTCGCCTTCGTCGGTCCCCCCGGTCCGAGCACCACCCTCCTGCCCGGCCTCCGGCTGGGACCCGGCCTGCCCCTGTTGCTGGGAGCCCCGTTGCTGCTCGGAGCCCTGCTGCCCTTCCTGCTGCTGGGAGCCTTGCTGCTGCTCGGAGCCTTGCTGCCCCTCCTGCTGCTGCGAGCCCTGTTGCTGCTCGGAGCCTTGCTGCCCTTCCTGCTGCTGGGAGCCCTGTTGCTGCTCGGAGCCCTGCTGCCCTTCCTGCTGCTGGGAACCCTGTTGCTGCTCGGAGCCCTGCTGGCCCTCCTGCTGCTCGGAGCCTTGCTGCTGCTCGGAGCCCTGCTGCCCTTCCTGCTGCTCGGAGCCTTGCTGCTGCTCGGAGCCCTGCTGCCCTTCCTGCTGCTGGGAGCCTTGCTGGCTCTCTTGCTGCTGGCTCTCTTGCTGCTGGCTCTCCGAAGACCGGGACTCCTGCCGCTCCTTGGGGGACCGGGCCTCCTGGGGCCGAGAGGGCTCGGGCTCGGGCTCGCGCGGCTTGCGGACCTGCGCCTCGCGCTCGGGCTCCTCTCCAGCCCGGGCCGCCTCCGCAAGCCCCTGCATGGCGAGGTTCAGGTTGTGTGCGGCGTCCTCGCGGCTCGGGTCCCGCCTGAGCACCTCCTCGTAGGCCTGCACGGCACCCCGGTAGTCCTCGAGATGGAAGCGGGCATTCCCGAGGTTGTACAGGGCATCGAGCCGTACCGCCTCGCGGTCCACGCGCTCGAAGACCTGGGCCGCCTCCGCGAATCGCCCGGCCCGGTAGAGGGCCACCCCGCGACGGTATTCGTCCCGGAAGAGGGCGGCCGCCGCATCGAACTCCCCCCGCGCGAAGAGGTCGCGGGCCTCGTCCTCCGGGCAGCCGAAGAGGTCCGCGGCGAGCGCCGCGGATGGCCAGCAAGGGGCGGCGCAGCCCGCGGCCAGCGCCAGGATCGTGCCCCAGACCGTGCAGCGCCTAGCGCCCATGGGCCTCCGGCGTCGTGTACGCCCGCACCCGCCGCCACGCCCACACGAGGAGCACCGCCATGCCGGCGAGGGGCAGGGGGTAGCGCTCCTCCCAGACCCGGTAGGTGTACTCCCGGCCCGAGCCCGAGTCCGCGGCCCGGGCGATCGCCCGCAACACGGCCCGGGTGTCGCCGTCCCGATAGTCGGCGCACCGGTAGGTCCCGCCGCCCGCCCGCGCCAGTGCCTCGAGCCTCGGCCCCTCCAGGCGCGAGCGCACCGGCGCGCCATCCGGCCCGCGGACCGGCTCGCCGGAGGCCCCCGGGACCGTGGCCCCCTCGGGGCTGCCCACGCCGAGCACGTGGAGCGTGATGCCCTTCGCCGCGAGCGCGGCGGCCCGGATCTCGAGCCCCTCTTCCACGAAGTCCCCGTCGGTGAGGAGCACCAGCGCGTGGCGCGTTCCCGGGGCCTGCCCGGCGAGCACGCGCTCGGCACGGTCGAGGGCCGCGGACGGGCGGCTCCCCTGCATGCGCACCAGGTCGGGGGAGAGCGACGGCAACAGGTGGCGGACGGTCTCGTAGTCCTCGGTGATGGGCGCGACCACCTGGGCCACCGAGGCGAACGCGACCAGCCCGACCCGCACGCCGGCCGCCCGGTCGAGCAGGTCCTCGACCTCCTGCCGGGCGCGGGAGAGACGGTTCGGCCTGACGTCCGCGGCCCGCATGGACGCCGACACGTCCAGCAGGACCAGGAGGCTGTCTCCCGGGCGCTCCACCCGGAGGTCCGTGTAGTCCCAGCGCGGGCCTGCCATCGCCAGGACACCGAGCACCCAGAGGGAGGACCAGAGGCCGAGGTGGCGGCGCGGCCGCTCCGTCTCCGGCGTGGCGCGCAGCAGGTGGGGCAGGAGGTGCGCGTCGGCGTAGCGGGCGAGCCTGGCCATGTCCCTGCCTTCCGCACGCCGCGTGGGCGGCACCAGGAGCAGCAGTGCGGGCACGAGCAGGCCGAGCAGCCAGAAGGGCTGGGCGAAGTGGAAGTCGCGCAGGAGGTCGAGGGCGTCGTGCATCGCGGCGCTCAGCCGAGCATTCGCCCGCCCCGGCGGGCCACCAGCCAGCCGAGCGCCAGCAACGCCCCGAGGGCCACCGCCAGCGGCCAGCGGTACAGGGGGCGGGGCAGCAGGGTCTGGCGGCTCTCGGCGCGGGTCTTCTCCAGCGCGTCGATCCGCCGGTAGATCGCCTCCAGGGCCTGGGTGTCCGTGGCCATGTAGAAGGCCCCACCCGTCACGGCGGCCATCTCGGCGAGCAACGCCTCGTCGATCTGCATGTCCTCCATCGTGATGCGGCCGCCCGGCCCGGGAAACGGCACCTTGCCCTTGCTGCCGACTCCGACCGCGTAGATCCGCACACCGTACTCGCGCGCCAGGCGGGCGGCTTCCATCGGGGGCAGACTCCCGGCCGTGTTCTCCCCGTCGGTCAGCAGGACCAGCACTCGCGAGCCCTCGGGCCGGTCGCGGAGCTTCTTGACCGCCAGCCCCACCGCGTCCCCGATGGCGGTGGCGTCTCCCGCCATGCGCGGGACGACCTCCTCCAGCATGGCGCGCACCGCGGCCCCGTCGACCGTGAGCGGTGCCTGCAGGTACGCCGCGTCGCCGAACACGATCAGGCCCACCCGGTCACCGTGCCGCTGCTCGATGAACCGTCCGACCACCCCCTTCACGACGGCCATCCGGTTCACCCGCCGGCCCTCGAGGGTGAAGTCGAGCGCCTCCATGGACCGGGAGGCGTCCACCGCGAGCATCAGGTCGTAGCCCGGACTCACCATCTCCTGGCGGGTCTCGAGCCACTGGGGTCGCATCAGCGCCGCCACGAGCCCGACCCAGGCGAGGGCGACGAGCGCGCTCTGCACACCGAAGGGCAGGTCCCAGCCCGGGGCGAAGCCGGTAAAGGACTCGGCGAGCCGCGGCGCCGACGGGTGCAGCAGCTCGGCGCCCCCCGCGGACGGCTCCACCGCCACCCCCCGGGGGGGCAGGAGCCGGCGGGCCACCCAGGGCAGCGGCAGGAGCAGCCCGAGCCAGGGCCATCCGAACTCAAACACGGCCGGTCGCCTGCGCCGCCGCCTGCTGGTCCACCACGTGGGGCACGGCGGCCTCCGCCCCGAGCGGGTGGTCTTCGCCCTGGGGCTCGGGCCCGAGCCAGGCCCGGGCGGCCCGGATGAGGGGCCGGAGCCGCTCGCCCGAGCCCTCGCCCCGGGGCGGGGCATAGGGCAGGTCGATCAACGGGCGGCCTTCCCGCCGCCAGGGGAAACCCGCCGGGTCGTGGCGCTCGAGCCACTCCAGCCAGGCATCGCCGACCCGCCCCGCGCAGGCCCGGCGCCCGAAGCGTGCGATGGCCATGCGCCGGAGCAGCTCCGAGAGCTCCGCCGCCATGGTCCGCGCGTCCGCCCAGCGCCGCCGCTGCTCGAGCTGCCGGAGCCGGATGCGCGCCTCCGCCTGCCAACTGCCGGGGACGCGGTTGCGCCACCAGCGCGTCACGAGGACCGCCAGCCCCAGCAGGACGAGGAGCACGGCGAGCGCCAGCCACCAGCCGGGCGCGGGCGGCCACCAGGGCAGTGAGTCCAGCCCCCGGATGTCGCGGAGGTCCTGCAGCAGGGGGCTCATGCCGCGGCGTAGCGTCCCACCCGGCGTCGGCGCCGGAGGCCATCGGCCAGCACCTGCTCCACGTCGTCCCCGGTGGAGACGGGGAGGACCGGGATACCGAGGCGGCGCCCTAGCGTGCGCAGCCCCTCCCGGCGGGTCTCCCAGCGCGCGCGGTACTGGCGCCGGCCCCGCTCGCCGTGGGTGTCCGCTTCGACGCGGGTGCCGTCGGGGGCCTGGAACACCGCCCGCCCGACGTTCGGCAGGTCCCGGTCGGCGGGGTCGTCCACCGGCACCAGCACCACGTCGTTGCGCTGGGCGAGGTGTCCGAGTGACAGGCCGAGGACCGCCGGGTCCCGGTTCAGGTCGCCGATCACGA from Gammaproteobacteria bacterium carries:
- a CDS encoding VWA domain-containing protein is translated as MFEFGWPWLGLLLPLPWVARRLLPPRGVAVEPSAGGAELLHPSAPRLAESFTGFAPGWDLPFGVQSALVALAWVGLVAALMRPQWLETRQEMVSPGYDLMLAVDASRSMEALDFTLEGRRVNRMAVVKGVVGRFIEQRHGDRVGLIVFGDAAYLQAPLTVDGAAVRAMLEEVVPRMAGDATAIGDAVGLAVKKLRDRPEGSRVLVLLTDGENTAGSLPPMEAARLAREYGVRIYAVGVGSKGKVPFPGPGGRITMEDMQIDEALLAEMAAVTGGAFYMATDTQALEAIYRRIDALEKTRAESRQTLLPRPLYRWPLAVALGALLALGWLVARRGGRMLG
- a CDS encoding DUF4381 domain-containing protein, which gives rise to MSPLLQDLRDIRGLDSLPWWPPAPGWWLALAVLLVLLGLAVLVTRWWRNRVPGSWQAEARIRLRQLEQRRRWADARTMAAELSELLRRMAIARFGRRACAGRVGDAWLEWLERHDPAGFPWRREGRPLIDLPYAPPRGEGSGERLRPLIRAARAWLGPEPQGEDHPLGAEAAVPHVVDQQAAAQATGRV
- a CDS encoding tetratricopeptide repeat protein, whose amino-acid sequence is MGARRCTVWGTILALAAGCAAPCWPSAALAADLFGCPEDEARDLFARGEFDAAAALFRDEYRRGVALYRAGRFAEAAQVFERVDREAVRLDALYNLGNARFHLEDYRGAVQAYEEVLRRDPSREDAAHNLNLAMQGLAEAARAGEEPEREAQVRKPREPEPEPSRPQEARSPKERQESRSSESQQQESQQQESQQGSQQQEGQQGSEQQQGSEQQEGQQGSEQQQGSEQQEGQQGSEQQQGSQQQEGQQGSEQQQGSQQQEGQQGSEQQQGSQQQEGQQGSEQQQGSQQQEGQQGSEQQRGSQQQGQAGSQPEAGQEGGARTGGTDEGEDGPEESFPEGEGSAESQGEAGAEPREGEGREGGTQRDEAGQETGQDRPPEAPPEPDPAKVGAQENGEEPSPGAAEREPPQPGPGEKEGEDSTPTRAGEPQPQPRSETGEREGAASGKPPEGLPGKGGEERGDRPRDDGASRAVDRVDQMGGGAPRPDGDAPPGAGFDPALGKTGAGPSVPDWVVQQWLERVDADPGRLLRNQFKVEESRVEERTGGALVEPRPW
- a CDS encoding VWA domain-containing protein: MHDALDLLRDFHFAQPFWLLGLLVPALLLLVPPTRRAEGRDMARLARYADAHLLPHLLRATPETERPRRHLGLWSSLWVLGVLAMAGPRWDYTDLRVERPGDSLLVLLDVSASMRAADVRPNRLSRARQEVEDLLDRAAGVRVGLVAFASVAQVVAPITEDYETVRHLLPSLSPDLVRMQGSRPSAALDRAERVLAGQAPGTRHALVLLTDGDFVEEGLEIRAAALAAKGITLHVLGVGSPEGATVPGASGEPVRGPDGAPVRSRLEGPRLEALARAGGGTYRCADYRDGDTRAVLRAIARAADSGSGREYTYRVWEERYPLPLAGMAVLLVWAWRRVRAYTTPEAHGR